The DNA sequence GCGATGTACGGCAAAGAGAGTGAACTGGAGGTCAAAGGCAAGGTGCGCTACCAGGATGGGCAGGTTGGCACGATTGAGACAAGAGTTAACATAATTACGGTTTGATGCACTCGTAAAAAGTCTCAAAATGTGTCATTTGTCATCCTGAACTTGTTTCAGGATCTCACTTGTTTCAGCATCTAAACATTTCAATATCCACTCTTGTCATTCTGAATTTATTTCAGAATCTCAGGAGACCCTGAATGATCCTGAAACAAGTTCAGGACATGATTCAGGGTGACAAAAAAAGACTTTTTACGAACTTGTCACGGGTTAGACGGTATAAAAAGAGTGCCTAAAGTGACCTAAAATGCCTAAAGTGAGCTAAAGTTATGGATAATAAAGAATTCGCCAAAGACCTTGAAAAGCGAACTCGAAAGTTCGGTGTGCAAATAATCCGTTTATCGACAGCCTTACCCGATACACCTGAATGTAGGGTTATAAAGAATCAGAATCACAAAATCTGGAACTTCCATTGGCGCAAATTACAGGGAAGCCAATCGGGCCAGAAGCAGGGCGGATTTCAAAAACAAGATTAAAATTTGCGAAAGTGAAGCGAGCGAAACGCAATATTGGCTGGAAGTGATTGTAGAAGCAAAATGGCTATCCTGGGAAAAAGTGAAATCTGAATATGATGAATGTAGTGAATTACTTGCTATTTTTACATCCATTGGGAAGAAATAAATGTAGTAAATTTTTTTAACTTTAGTTCACTTTAGCTCACTTCAAACTTTAGGCACTTAAATGACTTTAGTTCACTTCAAGCTTTAGGCACTTAAGCAGGAGGCAAGTATGGAATTTTTTCTTCAACTTTTTGTAAATGGCATAAGCATCGGGTTTCTTTATGGCCTATCTGCAATGGGCTTTGTCATGATTTTTAAATCATCAAGCGTTCTAAACTTTGCTCATGGCGAACTCATGGCCGCAGGTGCCTTCTTATTTCTTGCTCTGGTTACGTGGGCAAAACTGCCGATTGTCATTGCTTTTTTGGTGACGCTTGTCGGCAGCTTTATACTGGGGTTTGTTGTTGAACGACTCTTTCTGCGACCCCTGATTGGTGAACATCTTATTTATGTAATTATGTTGACCGTTGGGCTTGCCGCCATGTTCAAAGGATTGCTCTTGCTTATTTTTGGGGGAAACCTACATACCTATCCGGCTTTTCTACCAGAGAATCTTGCCATACGCATAGGTTTAATTTATGTTCCGCCGGAGTATATTGCTTCTTTTATAATAGGCATGATTTTTCTTCTGCTTTTTGGTCTTTTCTTTAAATATTCGTCACAGGGAATTTACATGAGGTCGGTTGCTGATAACCAGACAGCCTCACTCTCCCTGGGTGTTCATGTAAGAAGGGTCTTTGCCCTTTCATGGGCAATCGCCGCATTAGTGGCCGCCATGAGCGGTGTTGTTCTGGGAATTATCAACGGGATTAACGTTCATGAAATTAGCGCAATAGGTCTTAAGGTTTTTCCCGTGGTCATTTTGGGCGGGCTTGACAGTATCGGCGGGGCAATCATAGGTGGTCTCATTATAGGGCTTTTGGAAACCTTTACCGGTGGATATATTTCACCATCGCTTCGTGATGTTGTTCCTTATGGTGTTCTCGTCTTCATATTGCTGGTTAAGCCGTATGGACTTTTTGGTCTGGTAGAAATAGAGCGTGTTTAAAAATGCGAAGATTTCAATTTCACCCATGTGGGAATTTTAAGGAACGATACGAAGAGGAACTTGCTATCTTTGAGACGGATTTTGGCCGGCTGTGGTTATGTGTTGGCCTTCTTGTGCTCTTTGCTGTGGTTCCTTTGATAAGTGGACCATATACTCTTTATATATTCAATATGATTGGAATTGCGGCCATTGCCGCAATGGGGCTCAACATATTGATCGGATTTACGGGTCAGATATCCCTTGGTCATGGTGCTTTCTTCGGAGTAGGGGCCTATGCCGGTGCAATCCTGGCCACTTCTGTGGGCTTTCCATTCTTGCTGGCAGTTCCTGCTGCCGGCTTGATTACTGCGATGGTGGGTATGATTTTCGGAATACCCTCAGGTCGCCTCAAAGGGCTGTATCTGACTATTGCTACGCTTGCCGGACAGTTCATTATTGAATATGTCCTTGTGCACTGGGAAAGTCTTACCAGAGGCACTATGGGGATTACACTTCCCACGGCCACGATATTTGGGATAGAGTTAAGTAGTGACAGAAGCTTTTTTTATGTGATTTATATCTGTCTTATCTGCATGACACTTCTGGCGGTAAATTTGGTACGCACCAAATACGGCAGGGCATTCATAGCCATTCGTGACAATGATCGTGCCGCTGAAGGAATGGGAATACCAATATTTCGGTACAAGCTCCTTTCATTCGGTATCAGTTCTTTTTATGCGGGAATTGCCGGAGCCATCTGGGCGTTTTACATGATTAGCATCACAACCGAACCATTTACACTTGGACTCTCTGTCGAATATATCGCCATGGTTATAATAGGCGGGATGGGGAGTATTGCCGGTGCCATCTATGGAGCGATTTTTATTACCGGTTTAAATGAGGTTTTGCGCGGGGCAACGGATATTTTCATGAATCTCGGGATATCAGCGGGTATCGGACTTAACGTGGCGGCGCTTCGTGAATTTTCCTTTGGACTTATCATCGTCCTTTTCATTCTTTTTGAACCGAAGGGACTGGCCGAGGTATGGCGAATCATCCGTTCCAACTTCAGGCGGTGGCCGTTTTCGTATTAAAGAAAAGTGAGCTAAAGTTTTAAGTGCCTAAAGTGAGCTAAAGTTATGGATAATAATATTTTACTCCAACTGAACAATATCAGCGTGGTTTACTCGGATGTTATCCAGGTTCTCAAAGGAGTATCTCTTGCTGTTGAAAAGAACCGCATTGTGTCTCTGCTTGGCAGTAATGGTGCTGGCAAGTCTACTACTCTAAAGGCGATCTCAGGACTTCTCAAGCCGGAAAACGGAGAGGTGACGGATGGGACAATAATTTACGATGGAAGGTCTATTCAGAATTCAGCTCCTGAAGTCATTACTCGCCAGGGAATCATACAGGTTCTGGAAGGGCGTGAACCATTCAAATACCTTACCATTGAAGAGAATCTAAAAGTGGGTACGGCCACCCGATGGGGCAGTCCCTATAAAAAAGATTTAGAAATGGTCTACAATTATTTTCCTCCATTGTTGGAACGGAGAAAATCACTGGCCGGGTACTGCAGCGGTGGTGAATTGCAGATGCTCGTCATGGGACGGGCACTGATGGCGCATCCCAAACTTCTGCTTCTGGATGAGCCTTCGCTTGGTCTGGCGCCGTTAGTAGTAAAAGAGATATTCCGGATAATTACAAGAATAAATGAAGAGCAGGAAACCACTATAGTTTTGGTGGAACAGAATGCAAATATGGCCCTGCAGATAGCACACTACGGATACGTTATGGAAAACGGGAAGATTGTGATGGAGGGCGTCGCCGATG is a window from the Syntrophales bacterium genome containing:
- a CDS encoding ABC transporter ATP-binding protein — its product is MDNNILLQLNNISVVYSDVIQVLKGVSLAVEKNRIVSLLGSNGAGKSTTLKAISGLLKPENGEVTDGTIIYDGRSIQNSAPEVITRQGIIQVLEGREPFKYLTIEENLKVGTATRWGSPYKKDLEMVYNYFPPLLERRKSLAGYCSGGELQMLVMGRALMAHPKLLLLDEPSLGLAPLVVKEIFRIITRINEEQETTIVLVEQNANMALQIAHYGYVMENGKIVMEGVADDLIENPDVKEFYLGVGATGAVRSYKDVKSYRRRKRWL
- a CDS encoding branched-chain amino acid ABC transporter permease; translation: MEFFLQLFVNGISIGFLYGLSAMGFVMIFKSSSVLNFAHGELMAAGAFLFLALVTWAKLPIVIAFLVTLVGSFILGFVVERLFLRPLIGEHLIYVIMLTVGLAAMFKGLLLLIFGGNLHTYPAFLPENLAIRIGLIYVPPEYIASFIIGMIFLLLFGLFFKYSSQGIYMRSVADNQTASLSLGVHVRRVFALSWAIAALVAAMSGVVLGIINGINVHEISAIGLKVFPVVILGGLDSIGGAIIGGLIIGLLETFTGGYISPSLRDVVPYGVLVFILLVKPYGLFGLVEIERV
- a CDS encoding branched-chain amino acid ABC transporter permease, producing the protein MRRFQFHPCGNFKERYEEELAIFETDFGRLWLCVGLLVLFAVVPLISGPYTLYIFNMIGIAAIAAMGLNILIGFTGQISLGHGAFFGVGAYAGAILATSVGFPFLLAVPAAGLITAMVGMIFGIPSGRLKGLYLTIATLAGQFIIEYVLVHWESLTRGTMGITLPTATIFGIELSSDRSFFYVIYICLICMTLLAVNLVRTKYGRAFIAIRDNDRAAEGMGIPIFRYKLLSFGISSFYAGIAGAIWAFYMISITTEPFTLGLSVEYIAMVIIGGMGSIAGAIYGAIFITGLNEVLRGATDIFMNLGISAGIGLNVAALREFSFGLIIVLFILFEPKGLAEVWRIIRSNFRRWPFSY